One region of Primulina tabacum isolate GXHZ01 chromosome 1, ASM2559414v2, whole genome shotgun sequence genomic DNA includes:
- the LOC142507009 gene encoding uncharacterized protein LOC142507009 has translation MDWLSSHGAVIDFRQRLVSVRPPSGKPFVFEAARDQQFPHVISCLCARKLIKRGCHTFLASIVSVTEPVSQKLEDIDVVREFSGVFPDNVADIPPDRDVDFSIELMSGTVPISKAPYRLAHAEMKELKDQIQDLLDKGFICPSFSPWGAHQFFLLRRKMTACV, from the coding sequence atggactggctctCTTCACATGGAGCAGTCATAGATTTTCGCCAGAGGTTAGTGTCTGTCAGGCCTCCCAGTGGGAAGCCGTTTGTATTTGAGGCAGCTAGAGACCAGCAGTTTCCGCACGTCATTTCCTGcttgtgtgcgaggaagcttatcaaGAGAGGCTGCCATACATTCCTAGCCAGCATCGTATCAGTGACAGAGCCAGTCAGTCAGAAGCTGGAGGACATTGATGTTGTCAGGGAGTTCTCCGGAGTTTTCCCTGACAATGTTGCAGACATACCACCAGACAGAGATGTTGACTTTTCGATTGAACTCATGTCAGGGACAGTGCCgatatctaaggcaccctaccgGTTAGCACATGCAGAGATGAAGGAGCTCAAGGATCAGATTCAGGATCTActggataagggtttcatttgccctagtttttctccttggggcgcacacCAATTctttttgttaagaagaaagatgacaGCATGTGTCTGA